A genomic window from Pecten maximus chromosome 2, xPecMax1.1, whole genome shotgun sequence includes:
- the LOC117321921 gene encoding uncharacterized protein LOC117321921 isoform X2, giving the protein MCATQKAGRLVTCVLGLLCWALLPGDVRSDTVTTTTQSANNSAIHDHYRCMYCRSAEHIIDCLEVVTCAPHEVCYIEKEMLRSGWPVINAGCRSRHTCNQMTCFGESMHGYNSHVKKRSTLSCHHCCEGEFCNLYGCPDSEDMMVLPSTRCLACDAVKDPIYCDKLINCPYSQQCVAYGVFHAGGLRFELGCEETTYCNAFKNNSKGKRDVTHHVGEIDLASTCCDTHLCNRNWPVVDQPLPKVISGFTCHHPTVPSTTPSNSSSTSTAAPLPSSNPSSQTSHTTQSMPSHSLTLSTLMTQTTLEPFKTTSTSIPITSSANITIPTSENCKDRGAENVCDYLNQTNHLCDAITLTSVYYCVKYCGFCTPLPTHPGPQGQTTATPGTVSTSGTVSTPGTVSTPAPTTITPVLQPQDGIVPVLVGKRNSDLAIDDTEGRGRQPIH; this is encoded by the exons ATGTGCGCGACCCAGAAGGCGGGGAGGCTGGTCACCTGTG TGCTGGGTCTCCTGTGCTGGGCTCTACTTCCTGGTGACGTGAGAAGTGATACTGTAACCACGACAACACAAAGTGCCAACAACTCGG CAATTCACGACCATTACCGATGTATGTACTGTCGTAGTGCTGAACATATAATAGATTGCCTTGAGGTGGTCACATGCGCGCCACACGAG GTATGCTATATCGAAAAAGAGATGTTGCGATCTGGTTGGCCAGTCATCAATGCAGGATGTCGATCACGTCAT ACGTGTAACCAGATGACGTGTTTCGGGGAGTCCATGCACGGATACAATAGTCATGTGAAAAAGCGTTCCACATTATCCTGTCATCATTGTTGTGAGGGAGAGTTCTGCAATTTGTATGGCTGCCCTGATAGCG AGGACATGATGGTGTTACCTTCTACTCGATGCCTTGCCTGTGATGCCGTAAAGGATCCCATCTATTGTGACAAATTGATTAATTGTCCATACTCACAG CAATGCGTAGCGTATGGGGTATTTCATGCTGGAGGCCTCCGATTTGAACTAGGATGCGAGGAGACGACG TATTGCAATGCTTTTAAAAACAACAGTAAAGGGAAACGTGACGTCACTCACCATGTAGGTGAGATCGATCTGGCCTCGACCTGCTGCGACACACATTTATGTAACCGCAATTGGCCAGTAGTAGATC AACCACTACCCAAAGTCATATCTGGGTTTACCTGTCATCATCCGACAGTACCGTCTACCACACCTTCCAACTCATCTTCAACAAGCACAGCGGCACCGCTTCCATCGTCCAACCCGTCCTCACAGACCTCACACACTACACAGTCGATGCCTAGCCATTCGCTGACATTGTCAACACTAATGACACAGACCACTTTGGAACCGTTTAAGACAACGAGCACATCTATACCGATTACTTCATCTGCTA ATATAACCATACCAACGTCAGAAAACTGCAAAGACCGTGGTGCTGAGAACGTCTGTGACTATCTAAACCAAACTAACCATCTGTGTGACGctataacactgacatcagtgtattactgtgtcAAGTACTGTGGATTCTGCA CCCCGTTACCTACCCACCCAGGACCACAAGGGCAGACAACTGCCACACCGGGAACTGTCAGCACATCAGGAACTGTCAGCACACCAGGAACTGTCAGCACACCAGCACCAA cTACGATCACGCCCGTGCTTCAACCACAGGATGGAATAGTGCCAGTGTTAGTAG GAAAACGAAACAGCGACTTAGCT ATTGATGACACTGAAGGCCGAGGACGACAGCCAATACACTAA
- the LOC117321921 gene encoding uncharacterized protein LOC117321921 isoform X1, which yields MFDTYLCDKTKACARPRRRGGWSPVVVLGLLCWALLPGDVRSDTVTTTTQSANNSAIHDHYRCMYCRSAEHIIDCLEVVTCAPHEVCYIEKEMLRSGWPVINAGCRSRHTCNQMTCFGESMHGYNSHVKKRSTLSCHHCCEGEFCNLYGCPDSEDMMVLPSTRCLACDAVKDPIYCDKLINCPYSQQCVAYGVFHAGGLRFELGCEETTYCNAFKNNSKGKRDVTHHVGEIDLASTCCDTHLCNRNWPVVDQPLPKVISGFTCHHPTVPSTTPSNSSSTSTAAPLPSSNPSSQTSHTTQSMPSHSLTLSTLMTQTTLEPFKTTSTSIPITSSANITIPTSENCKDRGAENVCDYLNQTNHLCDAITLTSVYYCVKYCGFCTPLPTHPGPQGQTTATPGTVSTSGTVSTPGTVSTPAPTTITPVLQPQDGIVPVLVGKRNSDLAIDDTEGRGRQPIH from the exons ATGTTTGATACGTACCTGTGTGACAAAACAAAGGCATGTGCGCGACCCAGAAGGCGGGGAGGCTGGTCACCTGTGGTAG TGCTGGGTCTCCTGTGCTGGGCTCTACTTCCTGGTGACGTGAGAAGTGATACTGTAACCACGACAACACAAAGTGCCAACAACTCGG CAATTCACGACCATTACCGATGTATGTACTGTCGTAGTGCTGAACATATAATAGATTGCCTTGAGGTGGTCACATGCGCGCCACACGAG GTATGCTATATCGAAAAAGAGATGTTGCGATCTGGTTGGCCAGTCATCAATGCAGGATGTCGATCACGTCAT ACGTGTAACCAGATGACGTGTTTCGGGGAGTCCATGCACGGATACAATAGTCATGTGAAAAAGCGTTCCACATTATCCTGTCATCATTGTTGTGAGGGAGAGTTCTGCAATTTGTATGGCTGCCCTGATAGCG AGGACATGATGGTGTTACCTTCTACTCGATGCCTTGCCTGTGATGCCGTAAAGGATCCCATCTATTGTGACAAATTGATTAATTGTCCATACTCACAG CAATGCGTAGCGTATGGGGTATTTCATGCTGGAGGCCTCCGATTTGAACTAGGATGCGAGGAGACGACG TATTGCAATGCTTTTAAAAACAACAGTAAAGGGAAACGTGACGTCACTCACCATGTAGGTGAGATCGATCTGGCCTCGACCTGCTGCGACACACATTTATGTAACCGCAATTGGCCAGTAGTAGATC AACCACTACCCAAAGTCATATCTGGGTTTACCTGTCATCATCCGACAGTACCGTCTACCACACCTTCCAACTCATCTTCAACAAGCACAGCGGCACCGCTTCCATCGTCCAACCCGTCCTCACAGACCTCACACACTACACAGTCGATGCCTAGCCATTCGCTGACATTGTCAACACTAATGACACAGACCACTTTGGAACCGTTTAAGACAACGAGCACATCTATACCGATTACTTCATCTGCTA ATATAACCATACCAACGTCAGAAAACTGCAAAGACCGTGGTGCTGAGAACGTCTGTGACTATCTAAACCAAACTAACCATCTGTGTGACGctataacactgacatcagtgtattactgtgtcAAGTACTGTGGATTCTGCA CCCCGTTACCTACCCACCCAGGACCACAAGGGCAGACAACTGCCACACCGGGAACTGTCAGCACATCAGGAACTGTCAGCACACCAGGAACTGTCAGCACACCAGCACCAA cTACGATCACGCCCGTGCTTCAACCACAGGATGGAATAGTGCCAGTGTTAGTAG GAAAACGAAACAGCGACTTAGCT ATTGATGACACTGAAGGCCGAGGACGACAGCCAATACACTAA